Within the Girardinichthys multiradiatus isolate DD_20200921_A chromosome 12, DD_fGirMul_XY1, whole genome shotgun sequence genome, the region CAAACAATACAAGTTGCTTTAATGTTGTGATTTATCAGATAAACTGGGTTACTGTAAAGATTCACCACCCTGAAATAAAGGGacacttatacaggtccttctcaaaatattagcatattgtgataaagttcattattttccataatgtcatgatgaaaatttaacattcatatattttagattcattgcacactaactgaaatatttcaggtcttttattgtcttaatacggatgattttggcatacagctcatgaaaacccaaaattcctatctcacaaaattagcatatcattaaaagggtctctaaacgagctatgaacctaatcatctgaatcaacgagttaactctaaacacctgcaaaagattcctgaggcctttaaaactcccagcctggttcatcactcaaaaccccaatcatgggtaagactgccgacctgactgctgtccagaaggccactattgacaccctcaagcaagagggtaagacacagaaagacatttctgaacgaataggctgttcccagagtgctgtatcaaggcacctcagtgggaagtctgtgggaaggaaaaagtgtggcagaaaacgctgcacaagagaagaggtgaccggaccctgaggaagattgtggagaagggccgattccagaccttgggggacctgcggaagcagtggactgagtctggagtagaaacatccagagccaccgtgcacaggcgtgtgcaggaaatgggctacaggtgccgcattccccagacctgggctacagagaagcagcactggactgttgctcagtggtccaaagtacttttttcggatgaaagcaaattctgcatgtcattcggaaatcaaggtgccagagtctggaggaagactggggagaaggaaatgccaaaatgccagatgtccagtgtcaagtacccacagtcagtgatggtctggggtgccgtgtcagctgctggtgttggtccactgtgttttatcaagggcagggtcaatgcagctagctatcaggagattttggagcacttcatgcttccatctgctgaaaagctttatggagatgaagattttatttttcagcacgacctggcacctgctcacagtgccaaaaccactggtaaatggtttactgaccatggtatcactgtgctcaattggcctgccaactctcctgacctgaaccccatagagaatctgtgggatattgtgaagagaacgttgagagactcaagacccgacactctggatgagctaaaggccgctatcgaagcatcctgggcctccataagacctcagcagtgccacaggctgattgcctccatgccacgccgcattgaagcagtcatttctgcaaaaggattcccgaccaagtattgagtgcataactgtacatgattatttgaaggttgacgttttttgtattaaaaacacttttcttttattggtcggatgaaatatgctaattttgtgagataggaattttgggttttcatgagctgtatgccaaaatcatccatattaagacaataaaagacctgaaatatttcagttagtgtgcaatgaatctaaaatatatgaatgttaaattttcatcatgacattatggaaaataatgaactttatcacaatatgctaatattttgagaaggacctgtagttataTAAAAATGCTCAAGTCACCGTGAGCCATTACAGATTATCTTACATATCTTAATGGATCAATCATcatatatttttaacaaatgatTTGTAACAAGAGATTAAAAGCCTTGAAGTTGCTTATCTGCTGCAACATGTACATTTATAGTCCAATAAATCAGCAGTTGGAAATGTTATCTGGCAACCTATGTGTGAATAATTCTTTATTACTCTTTGCTGTCTCTACCAGATTGTGTTCAATATATTGTTAGTTCATGTATTAATTATATCTGTTGATTTTATTCAGTCTGGGAACAAATCCTTTAAttaaccaaccaaccaaccatccgTCAGTCTGTCCATCCAGTGAATGCTTTAAAGTAAGACCTAAGATTGCATTAAAAATTTCTAACTTGTGATATACAAAAATCTTATTacaaagaagcaaagaaagataaagctAAGTGTAAGGAAGTGGGTTATGGAGCCTCACATAACTGAAAGCAACTTTGTACATTTGCACATTTTCTTCTGGGAATATAAATATGAGGATGCCATTTCTAATTAAACAACCATATCAGTGAACATGCTCTAAAGAGCTACTTTGTCTTTATAGTCTAAGAGAAAGAAAGTATAAAAATAACCTACCAttaaaaattgagaaaaaatcTCAGCAATCTATCTTCTTTAATCACTTTTGTTAAAGGTGCAATGCACATAACCAACATTTTTAAGTGATCCTGTGATTAGAGGTGGGTAGAGTATCTGAAAATTGTATTTACAAGCACCACAACTTTGCTATATTTTTACTCAAATATTAGTAAAAAGTACTTATCCAAAAAACCACTCAAGAAAGAGTGAAAAACAATGCTTGGTAAAAAGGCTACTTAGGTACACCTACTTTGAGCTGCGAGTTCTGGtactcagaaaaataaaacacaaaataagtaaaaataaatcatacaaTTACAAAAAGATCACACCCATTTTCAAAAAGTTACTCAAGTAAATGTAATTgagtaaatgtaactagttacCACCCACCTCTGTCTATTATTCCACGACAGATGCAGTTTTTATCTTCAGTCCTTATCTAGTTATATAGTTCATAATAAGAACaatggtaaaagaagttaaagaaTTAACTTGAGAACTTATAAACTAACATAACTTTTTAGCTGATTACTGCAGGTGACTATTTAGAGCAGATAAAGTCCTGATATTCTTTAAAAGCAAAGTATACTAATGTTTAAAGTCTTtttgtttaaaggtttttgACAGGTCAGATCCAATCTATTTCCAGTTAGAGTTATAAACATCATGTGAGTTTTACTGTTTTCGTGAATTACTTTCCGAATCTATGTCCCACAAACATTGGCACTGACAGAAACAtgaacacaaaaacatgcaGTAAATCACTGGCTGTGATGTGACTGTTTTGCTGTAAAAGTgacaatccaaaaaaaaaagaaagtcagCATTGTgttctatttctttttaaattatttttttattatttcacttaTTTATGAATTCTATTTATAATcagaacaatttaaaataaatgtttcatttatagaaaacattaaacattgtgAATAGGTCTTTAGGTCTTTTTACCATTGCATTTCCTGGAGGAGAGTATGCAGCGAACGGTTGAACCACCTCGGGATCTTCTTGATCTGGAGTGTATGGCTTCTCCCTTTCTCTCACAGTGAACAGCACAGAATTTGACGTGtttactaaaataaacaaattatcaTCAGCAGTCTGCCCTCGTGAAACTCATTGCTAAGTAGCAGAAACAAATTACAAAATCTTAAGCCAAAAAAGGGAAATGTCCATAGAGATTGGTCTCTGTGTCACTATTTTTACTCACCGACAGTGACTTTGTTGGGGTTATCAGGGTTGGGGAATGAAAGGTAGACCTTATATTCCTGTTGCCAGGCTTTATCCAAACCGCTTTCTGGATCCTGCCATCTTTTTAGCACAAACTGCACCGTCTGTTTATCTCCAGGCGATGTGGCCATATGAGGCACTTTTGTCAACTCCCTACAAAGAAATATGTGGAGAAAGGAAAGCTTGCCTTGAAAAGCCAGACGTATGTGAAACTATCCCCCTGGGTTAAACCTCTTTTTAGGTATGACCACAGTGCTTCTTTCAGTCCTTAATGGTCTCACATGTAAAATAAAGGCACAAAATATACCCAAAAAACGTAATTCCAAAACCAAAAGAATCATGTCACCTTAGGTTTTCCTGAAGTTGGACTGTATCCACCTCGGACAAAAACTGTTTGATGAGGTTCTCGTCCACATCCTTCGACACCTCATTCACCCAGGCTGGTGCAGAGTTCTTTTTGATACCAAAGTGACCGATTAGGATACCTATAGTCAACACGACAGCCCCACACAGAGTCCCAATCACCACCTCCTTTATCATCTTCTACAGTTTAACTCTTCAAATCTACTAAAGAAACTCCCTAAAGAGATGTATTTTTTGAGCACTGCTGATAGATCCAGGGTTATGTCACAACCTATCTCTAGGTTCAAGAGCTGCTGAAATCACCCCTCAAAAGTCACTGTCATTGTAAAGTTTACTCATTAATGTTTACCAATTGGTTGGACTTTATCCCTTTGCATGTGAGTGGATGAGTGCATGGAAGGGGAGTGAACATCCTTTTATCAGTGTTCCAATTGACATTTTTGTATAACCATTCAGTTTCTGTTTAACTTGGTCTATTCTTATGACGTCAACAGAAATCctccctgaacaatattcaaaaaaagaaaagaccaaaacaaaatgttgctaAAATGCTACATCGATTTGTAGTAAAGATTGTGTTATTGCTTATGTCAGAGAATTTAAACATAATGAGTTTCTTCTTTATAACATGAATAGCATTTGTTTAGCTGAGTTGATAAAACCAAGAGCACACCAATTAAACTGTTGTGATTTTTATGAAGGAACGTCATTATTTGCATTTATTAAAACCGTCTAAAGGTCATTAGATTTAAATAGATGAGCCCAGTCAATATTAAGGTTGATGTGCTCTTTGATGGCTTTCTCTGGGTGCAGCTAATTTATTCTCATAATCCAGCAAACAAAAATCCAATTCAttattttttgatttcttttttcagaatGTTCCTTACTTGTAGTGAGTCAATCTGAACTTCCTTTACCATTCATTTTACTTACAAAAAGTGATGTTCCTTGCTATTTCTCTGCTATGTAACAGTCTTTGCTCATAACAAACAATATGAAAGCTAAAAATCCTAAATGTGCCCATACAGATTATAACAAATGAGATCCAATGCAGCAGTTTCAATCGCTTTTATTgtacaataatatttttagTACAATCCAACGTACAAAGTATTCTGGAGCAAAACTGCAAGACCTTTAATATACAACACCAAAAATAGAATAATCCTTAGTGAAATAAGATGTGATTTTATCCAacattctgtttaaataatACCTTTAGAACAGTTTACCTTGCAGCATTAATGAGAATGTTAAACATTTATCTTTCTGGTAAACTCCTGGAAGGAAATCTGAACAACAattcacatcttttttttttttgttttttttttgaaagagtttgtcttttttcctCTTGCATCTTCAAAAAAGTGCCTGAACCTCAAATTTCAGagacaggttttcttcttctaCAGTCAAACCTGTGAGAagtagtttttttgttgttgcagaTACACGCAgatcttatttttatttctttgtgttcttgtttatttacagtTGTTTAACTGgatatgttcatttatttttttatttagtaatttatttttttgtgccaAAAGAAATCTgagcttatttttaaaaagaaatatatttccCACACTTTGGTTtagaatggaaaaaataaaaacataaaattgtatTGCAGGAATGTAACTGTAATTATTAAGCTTTAGAATATAgtacttttaaaattatttaatgtttgcattgtgaattgTAGCTAGCAGGATGCTGTTTATGCTGCCTTTCTCGGGCTCTTCCTGGTTGTATTACCTTACCTGTCACCTGTGCAGACTGTGCACAAAAGTGCACAAAAAGGTAGATGTTTTTTCATGGGTTTCATGGGAAAGATTCTCTTTGTTATTCCCATAAGGTGTAATTGGTTAGATGTTCTTGTTATTGATCTCTGCAGGTTGACTTTAATGCGTCACAAAGATGACGAAGTGCAATTGCAATTTTAACATGATATAATTcaacatgtgtatatatatatcagaaCTGTGACAGAACAAATGAGTTGTGAAATCtactacaaataaaaacatttgttttttcaaactcTTAAATCTGAGtaaagttcaattcaattcaattcagtttatttatataacgccaattcacaacacatgttgtctcaaggcacttcacaaaagtcaggtacatacattccaattagtcctaaccattgaacagtgcagtcagattcagttatttattcaaattggataaaaagtttttctgtctaaggaaacccagcagattgcatccagtcagtgacttgcagcattccctcctcctggatgagcatgtagagacagtggacagttgttAGCAttggctttgcagcaatccctcatactgagcatgcatgtagcgacagcggacaggaaaaactcccttttaacaggaagaaacctccagcagaaccgggctcagtgtgagcggctatCTGCCACGTCcatcaataataaataaagtcagATACAAAGACAAAAGCTTAATATGATTAAGAGTTTAACTATTAGTTCTGACTCCATATCAGCTTCCTGATCTGAAACATCCCATATTTGATCCTGCAGCAGCCATCTGTTGCTGCTGACATAACTTTCTTGATTCTTCTCAAGCTTCAGTGAGTCCTCCTCTTCTCAATTCCCTGCTCAGTTTCACTCTCTGAATGAGCCTGACACCCAGTGGACAGTACCCAAAAAAGCAGGTTGTTTGGCTTCTGTTACTGTAAGGTTAGATGTTATGCTGCAATAAATCTTCAAGACAAGTCATAAATATTCAaggtttgacaaaaaaaaaataaaaaataaaaaattcagacCATTCAATTAGGCCAATTAATTGGATCAATAattctaaaacaaaatgagaaatgactctaaatctttttttgtttgttttgtacgtGTCCTGACTGgaagagtagcgctcagaattgtctgagtgccaagaagaagctcaacagatttactttcacaagtggagcatacGACTATTGTTATagagctctgcttgatatatttaaaaaaaaaaaactgctttgggattatttcaatggcaatggacatggagacggaaacgaaaagggaaaaaagcaagaaagagagagaggtggggcaaaaaggaaataGGAAGAACATCTTTTACATCTTCTAATTTAACATCTtctaatttaataattaaatcacagaaaattaataattaactcatagaaatgtaattttttttcatttaataaggGAATACAATATATGTATtcatatgtattttttaaattatttaaccattttgaatttaattaaaagtCTGACCTAACCATAGGATATATTTAGCTGGCTGGAGTTCTATATACCTATTTAGTAATTGTACTTGTTGCAATTGGCTTAGTTGTGTAAATTGTTGAGTTCTAGATTAAAGTTACAAAAATAGATTTGTAAATAAGAAACGGGCacagaaaagcaaaatgttTATAAAGCGTTGTGAAAAGAATCCGATAAACTTCAGGAACCGCACTTCTGCTGCAGCCGGCCGGCCGGAGCTTTAAAGTGTGACACACAGCGgaagtaaacaaaaaaacaaaaaacaaatcgcGTTCTCATTTCGGATCAGGAAAAATTGTTCACCTTAAATTAAACAACAATGTCTTCAGTTGCGTGTTTGAGGAAGTTCGTTAATGAGCGACTGACGGCCGCGGCTGAAGAGATAATTAGCGTGTTTGCAAAAACTATTGTCGACTACGAAGAAGAGATCAACCGTCAGCGCAGGCTGCTCACTATCATCTGGAAACCTCAAGTAAAGTTGCACAGGACAGGTTTGTATTGAAATAGAGCAGGGCTGGAACACATGCTAGATCGTAGGGGTATTAATTAGGTTTAATTAGCAGAGATGCTGTGCGAAATAATTAATCTGTTCCCCTTCTGTGACCACCGTGTGCTTTCCTCACACAAGCGGATTCTCCTCACCAGTGTGTCATCCACTAACCCTAACATCACAAGACTCATTCCTAAACCTAAAGAGCACCGTGGAAATACACTATATGGTGAAATACATGTAGCAACCCCATGGTGTAATACCGGCGCTGTGTGACTAGGGGAACACATTATTTCAGGGGAACAGAGTTTCAAAACAGCTGGTTTCATGTCTGTATTTTAGTGCCTAAATAAAAACTGCTTAATAACGTCAACAATACAGAGCTAAAAAAAATGCTCTACCatttagttatttaaaaaaaagttttttttgtttacctgGTAAATATAATCTTCTACAGCTATAGTCTGTCTGCCTcggtcgttgtgtccttgggcaagacacttcacccaccttacCTGCTGATATTGTTCAGAGGGCCCAGTGGCACCGATTATATAGCAGCTTCACTTCTGTTCATTTCCCATTTTATTAGATGAAATCAggttaaaatatattgaagtatTTTGGTGTAAAGTGGCAACATATTTGCATATATAGAAACACAAATTCAGGGATAAATAGATTGTTAAATTAGCATTTTGGGGCTAAGCATAtgctcattatttttttttcatctaaatGACTTGTTTTTGTGTCACTTTTCCATCCAGAGTTCCCACAACATTTCATTAAAGTGAAGGACATTCACACGGAGCTGCAGCTCTACGAAAAGGACAGGAAGTCCATTTTGGACCAAGAGGATGGAGAGCTCGAGCCGATTCATGGAGAGACCTTCACCAGTCATGACAATGGAGAAGTTGTGCTCAAAGAGGAAGCTGAAACCCTTTTCCCAAGTATCACTTTTGATGAAGGTGACAACAATGTAGATCAGTTTGTCTTGTCAAATCCAGTGGAAAATGAGTCCATAGACACAGTATCTGTTAAAGCTTCCAATGTAACAGAATATAAAACTGATTATCAACTTGTCTGTAACTATTCTCAAGGTGTGAGCAAAGGTCAGAATGAAGTAAATGATGGTGGCTCAGCACTAACCAGACAAGTAGAGACAAGACTGCAGAGAAGACATCACAGAATAAATGAACATAGTCCGGTCACGTTCAAGACACCTGTTTATACTCACAAGGGTAAGATTTGTGAGTTTGTGTGCGAATCCTGTGGGAAAGCATTTTCATATAAGTCCAAGCTGATACGGCACCAGCTCATCCACACGGGCGTAAAGCCGTATTGTTGTCACACCTGTGGTAAGCGATTCAACCAGACCTCAATACTGAAGGTCCATCAGAGGATCCACACGGGTGAGAGGCCATACTCCTGCGACGTCTGCGGAAAGCGATTCAACCAGAAGTCGATATTGAATGTTCATAAAAAAATCCACTCAATCGAGAGGCCGTATTCCTGTGATTTCTGTGGCCGAAGATTCAAGCAGAAATCAAAACTGGACTCTCATGTCATATGGCACTCAGGTGAGATCCGTAGTCTTAAAAAGTATCTGCTAAAGTCATCATTCAACAGATTTAAATGCAGATTATAAAGTTATGTGAATAATAATTGTTTGTCTGAGGCCTAATATCTATTCAATACTCAAATTACAATCTATGTAACTGTTTTTAATGATGTCTTGTGCTCTATTTCACCTAAGCAACAGCATCTGTCACATCAATGacacaaaaaactattttttagagattcttgtttgatatttttcatAGTTTATGGCTCAGCCTGCGATATGGCCCAGAACTAAGCCATTTGTCTGATAAAATGCTTACTCAGAATGGAGCATTATTTCACTGTCATAAGGGTTTattatttcaaattaaataGATTTTGACACTAGCTAATTGCTAAATTGTCATCTGATGCAGCATGTTAGGCTTTTCCAAGCAGATACAAGATGATGTGCTGCAATGAGGACTGCAGACTCTGTGTATGGGTCACATGCTTTACCCCTGTCCCACCTCTGTGCTCTGTAGTTCTCTCCTTAGGTACTAACACTACATCCTTGCTTGTAGACCTGAGGTTTCTAGAGGGGCTGTGGCATAAATCATAAAAAGCCTGCACAAGGTCTGACCAAGCTCTCTTTTCTGTCACTACATTAATTACctgcttttgttgttgcttttctttCCAGACATTCCACAGCCGCTTTTCTTTAAGGAAGAAAGTTTTCTTGCTGACCAGCAGCTCTATAACCCTGACCATAACTCTGCCTTGGACTTGGAGATTCCAAAAATCAAAGAGGAACAGGAAGACCTTTGCCCGGGTCAGGAGAAGGAGCAGTTTGTGCTAAAGCAGGAGGTGGACACGTTTATGATGACTCTTCCTCATAGTAAAGGTGACCACAGTGTGGCTCAAACTCTCAACAGGAACCCATCAGAAGAAGAGTCAGTAGAGATTGTATCAGATTACCAAGGTGGGAAACAACCAGAGAAGACAAATCACAGGATCTGTAATGTATATAATCCTATCCTGTTCAAGACTTCCTGTAACACTTACATGGGTAAAAAGTGTGACTATAAATGTGATACCTGTGGgaaagtgtttcagtttaagtCTAGACTGATAAGACACTTCAGAATCCACACGGGAGTGAAGCCATTCTGTTGTCACATCTGCGGCAAGAGATTCAACCAGAAATCCATCCTGCAGGTCCATCAGCGGATCCACACTGGTGAAAGGCCTTTTTCTTGTGACATCTGCGGGAAACGCTTCAACCAGAAATCCATACTGAACGTTCACAAGAGAATCCACACGGGCGAAAGGCCATATTCCTGCGAAGTCTGTGGCAAGAGGTTCAGCCAGAAGTCCATACTGGATGGCCACATCAGGACACATACGGGAGAGAGGCCGTATTCCTGCAAGACATGCGGCAAAAGCCTCAAAAGTCAGTCCAGTCTGCTGGTTCACATGAAGATGCACACAGACAAAAAGGACTACTCCTGTGAAATGTGGGAaagattttagatttaaaacctGCCCAGGTCATCGCGTCTAGGTTTATCAAACTTGATGTGGGGGTGGATTTCAATATcatgtaaatagtaaaataaataaaaaatcaacattAGAGGTAAGAAGCTCAATCCACTGTGGGAAAATATGCCTGTAGGCATTTCACTGTAGATATACGAAGCTGGGCTGCAACCTAACAGAAAGTGACAATAGTAACATAACAAATGTGACTTTACATGTAGTAAAAGTCTTCCATGCGAGTAGAAAACAGGACAGTCATAGTGAGCATGCATGTTTTGAGCTTTTGCTGCTTTGTtctctgattttttttgttgtctatTTTTGCTTGATATGTATAGGAATCTTAGGTGCTTAAATTTTAGAAAGATATGATTTTTAGCACAGTGGATTCACTCTCAAGTTTGctataaagaaagcattgcAGCACCTGCGACATAGATGCATAATTGCTTCCCTGATAATGTAAAATGCTAATGCTAAATCACATCTTCAAAACTAGCGTGGTGTATGTTTTAGACGGATATAGACTGAGATACGCTCGTCATGGTAATTATCATAGGTAAGTAAGCTTATAGGTATGTCTCGCTATTTGTGTGTACTTTACTGTATGTAGGTTATATTTATACAGCATATATGCATATTATGCTTGTATAAAATAAGTATATTAAGAGGGGAGGGGAGGGGATCCACCACTGTGGTTCCACTTCTGGTTTGGGGCTGCTGTCTAACTTTAAACCAGTTCTCCAAGCTGGTGCAAAACATGCTTATCTCGGGTTGTAGcgaactaaaacatttaagagcATGTTTGAAATTCTCAAGCAAGCATGGTCCCCCTTTCAGACCTAAACTCATATCCCTCTATTACCGCAACTTCAACTccttcctcttttcttttttttgttcaaaattACGAAGAGAAGGAGCCGATACATCATCAGGCATTGATTCAATGGCAACTCCggtaaaaatgtgttaaaagtttgaacataaataaatgtattgccTGAACATAAACTCACACTGAACAAACTAGAGAGATTGAACCTTAAATTTTAGTAGAGTTTAGCAAATACCATATGGTGCATTTCAGTTGGTGGGACAAAATTGGCTTTTTTCTGGCAATACTCCCTGACAACCTGTTGACCTATAGATGGGGCCTAATGGAAACAGGCGGCTAGAGTAACTAATAATTTTGCCACCGATCATTTtgttaaacaattatttctgaACGTGGAATTTTATTTCCGCACTTAATGTATTCCAGTTAAAGTTTAGATTTTTCGTAAATGTGTATTTGAGATTATGTTACTGCAGCAAAAGATAACTAGGCAAATTAATTATTACAGAAAAAGAAGACTTTTTACGAATCTTTGCCTGAgtt harbors:
- the LOC124877938 gene encoding zinc finger protein 271-like isoform X2 translates to MSSVACLRKFVNERLTAAAEEIISVFAKTIVDYEEEINRQRRLLTIIWKPQVKLHRTEFPQHFIKVKDIHTELQLYEKDRKSILDQEDGELEPIHGETFTSHDNGEVVLKEEAETLFPSITFDEGVSKGQNEVNDGGSALTRQVETRLQRRHHRINEHSPVTFKTPVYTHKGKICEFVCESCGKAFSYKSKLIRHQLIHTGVKPYCCHTCGKRFNQTSILKVHQRIHTGERPYSCDVCGKRFNQKSILNVHKKIHSIERPYSCDFCGRRFKQKSKLDSHVIWHSDIPQPLFFKEESFLADQQLYNPDHNSALDLEIPKIKEEQEDLCPGQEKEQFVLKQEVDTFMMTLPHSKGDHSVAQTLNRNPSEEESVEIVSDYQGGKQPEKTNHRICNVYNPILFKTSCNTYMGKKCDYKCDTCGKVFQFKSRLIRHFRIHTGVKPFCCHICGKRFNQKSILQVHQRIHTGERPFSCDICGKRFNQKSILNVHKRIHTGERPYSCEVCGKRFSQKSILDGHIRTHTGERPYSCKTCGKSLKSQSSLLVHMKMHTDKKDYSCEMWERF
- the LOC124877938 gene encoding zinc finger protein ZFP2-like isoform X1; the protein is MSSVACLRKFVNERLTAAAEEIISVFAKTIVDYEEEINRQRRLLTIIWKPQVKLHRTEFPQHFIKVKDIHTELQLYEKDRKSILDQEDGELEPIHGETFTSHDNGEVVLKEEAETLFPSITFDEGDNNVDQFVLSNPVENESIDTVSVKASNVTEYKTDYQLVCNYSQGVSKGQNEVNDGGSALTRQVETRLQRRHHRINEHSPVTFKTPVYTHKGKICEFVCESCGKAFSYKSKLIRHQLIHTGVKPYCCHTCGKRFNQTSILKVHQRIHTGERPYSCDVCGKRFNQKSILNVHKKIHSIERPYSCDFCGRRFKQKSKLDSHVIWHSDIPQPLFFKEESFLADQQLYNPDHNSALDLEIPKIKEEQEDLCPGQEKEQFVLKQEVDTFMMTLPHSKGDHSVAQTLNRNPSEEESVEIVSDYQGGKQPEKTNHRICNVYNPILFKTSCNTYMGKKCDYKCDTCGKVFQFKSRLIRHFRIHTGVKPFCCHICGKRFNQKSILQVHQRIHTGERPFSCDICGKRFNQKSILNVHKRIHTGERPYSCEVCGKRFSQKSILDGHIRTHTGERPYSCKTCGKSLKSQSSLLVHMKMHTDKKDYSCEMWERF